Proteins encoded by one window of Dryocola sp. LX212:
- the carB gene encoding carbamoyl-phosphate synthase large subunit, translating to MPKRTDIKSILILGAGPIVIGQACEFDYSGAQACKALREEGYRVILVNSNPATIMTDPEMADATYIEPIHWEVVRKIIEKERPDAVLPTMGGQTALNCALELERQGVLAEFGVTMIGATADAIDKAEDRRRFDVAMKKIGLDTARSGIAHTMEEALAVAADVGYPCIIRPSFTMGGTGGGIAYNREEFEEICERGLDLSPTKELLIDESLIGWKEYEMEVVRDKNDNCIIVCSIENFDPMGIHTGDSITVAPAQTLTDKEYQIMRNASMAVLREIGVETGGSNVQFSVNPKNGRLIVIEMNPRVSRSSALASKATGFPIAKVAAKLAVGYTLDELMNDITGGKTPASFEPSIDYVVTKIPRFNFEKFVGANDRLTTQMKSVGEVMAIGRTQQESLQKALRGLEVGATGFDPKVNLDDPEALTKIRRELKDAGADRIWYVADAFRAGLSVDGVFNLTNIDRWFLVQIEELVRLEEKVEELGITGLDYDFLRMLKRKGFADARLAKLAGVRESEIRKLREQHNLHPVYKRVDTCAAEFSTDTAYMYSTYEDECEANPNSDRDKIMVLGGGPNRIGQGIEFDYCCVHASLALREDGYETIMVNCNPETVSTDYDTSDRLYFEPVTLEDVLEIVRVEKPKGVIVQYGGQTPLKLARELEAAGVPIIGTSPDAIDRAEDRERFQHAVDRLKLKQPANATVTAIEMAVEKAAHIGYPLVVRPSYVLGGRAMEIVYDEADLRRYFQTAVSVSNDAPVLLDRFLDDAVEVDVDAICDGETVLIGGIMEHIEQAGVHSGDSACSLPAYTLSKEIQDVMRQQVQKLAFELQVRGLMNVQFAVKDNEVYLIEVNPRAARTVPFVSKATGMALAKVAARVMVGQTLVEQGMTKEIIPPYYSVKEVVLPFNKFPGVDPLLGPEMRSTGEVMGVGRTFAEAFSKAMLGSQSTMRKPGRALLSVREGDKERVVDLAAKLLKQGFELDATHGTAIVLGEAGINPRLVNKVHEGRPHIQDRIKNGEYTYIINTTAGRQAIEDSKLIRRSALQYKVHYDTTLNGGFATAMAMNADATEKVISVQEMHAQITK from the coding sequence ATGCCAAAACGTACAGATATAAAAAGCATCCTGATCCTTGGTGCAGGCCCGATTGTTATCGGCCAGGCGTGTGAGTTCGACTACTCCGGTGCCCAGGCGTGTAAAGCGCTGCGTGAAGAGGGCTACCGCGTTATCCTGGTGAACTCCAACCCGGCAACCATCATGACCGACCCGGAAATGGCCGATGCGACCTACATTGAGCCTATCCACTGGGAAGTGGTGCGCAAAATCATCGAAAAAGAGCGCCCGGACGCGGTGCTGCCAACCATGGGCGGCCAGACCGCGCTGAACTGCGCGCTGGAGCTCGAACGTCAGGGCGTGCTCGCCGAGTTTGGCGTCACCATGATTGGTGCCACAGCCGATGCGATTGATAAAGCAGAAGACCGCCGCCGCTTCGACGTGGCAATGAAAAAAATCGGTCTCGACACCGCACGCTCCGGCATTGCCCACACCATGGAAGAAGCGCTGGCGGTTGCCGCCGACGTGGGCTATCCGTGCATTATTCGCCCCTCGTTCACCATGGGCGGCACCGGCGGCGGTATCGCCTACAACCGCGAAGAGTTTGAAGAGATTTGCGAGCGCGGTCTGGATCTTTCCCCAACCAAAGAGCTGCTGATTGACGAGTCGCTGATTGGCTGGAAAGAGTACGAGATGGAAGTGGTGCGCGATAAAAACGACAACTGCATCATCGTCTGCTCTATCGAAAACTTCGACCCGATGGGCATCCACACCGGTGACTCCATCACCGTGGCCCCGGCCCAGACCCTGACCGACAAAGAATACCAAATCATGCGTAACGCCTCGATGGCGGTGCTGCGTGAAATCGGCGTAGAAACCGGCGGTTCAAACGTGCAGTTCTCGGTTAACCCGAAAAACGGCCGTCTGATTGTTATCGAAATGAACCCGCGCGTTTCCCGCTCCTCGGCGCTGGCCTCAAAAGCAACCGGCTTCCCGATTGCGAAAGTGGCGGCGAAGCTGGCGGTGGGCTACACCCTCGACGAGCTGATGAACGACATCACCGGCGGCAAAACCCCGGCCTCGTTCGAGCCGTCTATCGACTACGTTGTGACCAAAATCCCTCGCTTCAACTTCGAGAAGTTTGTTGGCGCGAACGACCGCCTGACGACGCAGATGAAATCCGTGGGCGAAGTGATGGCGATTGGCCGCACGCAGCAGGAATCCCTGCAAAAAGCGCTGCGCGGTCTGGAAGTGGGCGCGACGGGTTTTGATCCGAAAGTCAATCTGGATGACCCGGAAGCGCTGACCAAAATCCGCCGCGAGCTGAAAGACGCGGGCGCTGACCGTATCTGGTACGTGGCCGACGCCTTCCGTGCTGGCCTGTCCGTCGACGGCGTATTCAACCTCACCAACATCGACCGCTGGTTCCTGGTGCAGATTGAAGAGCTGGTGCGCCTGGAAGAAAAAGTGGAAGAGCTGGGGATCACCGGCCTGGACTACGACTTCCTGCGTATGCTCAAGCGTAAAGGCTTCGCCGATGCGCGCCTGGCTAAACTGGCTGGCGTGCGCGAGTCTGAAATCCGCAAGCTGCGTGAACAGCATAATCTGCACCCGGTTTATAAGCGCGTTGATACCTGCGCGGCGGAGTTTTCTACCGATACCGCCTACATGTACTCCACTTATGAAGACGAGTGCGAAGCCAACCCGAACAGCGACCGCGACAAGATTATGGTGCTGGGCGGCGGGCCGAACCGTATCGGTCAGGGCATCGAGTTCGACTACTGCTGCGTACACGCCTCGCTGGCGCTGCGTGAAGATGGTTACGAGACCATCATGGTTAACTGCAACCCGGAAACCGTTTCTACCGACTACGACACCTCCGACCGCCTGTACTTCGAGCCGGTAACCCTGGAGGACGTGCTGGAAATCGTCCGCGTTGAAAAGCCAAAAGGCGTTATCGTGCAGTACGGCGGCCAGACTCCGCTGAAACTGGCTCGTGAACTGGAAGCCGCTGGCGTGCCGATTATCGGCACCAGCCCGGACGCCATCGACCGCGCCGAAGACCGCGAGCGCTTCCAGCACGCGGTTGACCGCCTGAAGCTGAAACAGCCTGCCAACGCTACCGTGACCGCAATCGAAATGGCGGTAGAGAAAGCGGCGCATATCGGGTATCCGCTGGTCGTTCGTCCTTCTTATGTGCTGGGCGGCCGCGCGATGGAAATCGTCTATGACGAAGCCGACCTGCGTCGTTACTTCCAGACCGCCGTTAGCGTCTCTAACGATGCGCCGGTGCTGCTGGACCGCTTCCTGGACGACGCGGTTGAAGTAGACGTCGACGCTATCTGCGACGGCGAAACCGTGCTGATTGGCGGCATCATGGAGCACATTGAGCAGGCGGGCGTGCACTCCGGCGACTCCGCATGTTCCCTGCCAGCCTATACGCTGAGCAAAGAGATCCAGGACGTGATGCGCCAGCAGGTGCAGAAACTGGCTTTCGAGCTGCAGGTTCGCGGCCTGATGAACGTGCAGTTTGCGGTGAAGGACAACGAGGTTTACCTGATTGAAGTGAACCCACGCGCCGCCCGTACCGTACCGTTCGTCTCCAAGGCAACTGGTATGGCGCTGGCGAAAGTTGCCGCGCGCGTAATGGTTGGCCAGACGCTGGTTGAGCAGGGCATGACGAAAGAGATCATCCCGCCGTACTACTCTGTCAAAGAAGTGGTGCTGCCGTTCAACAAGTTCCCGGGCGTCGACCCGCTGTTAGGGCCAGAGATGCGCTCTACCGGTGAAGTGATGGGCGTGGGCCGCACCTTCGCAGAAGCCTTCTCCAAGGCGATGCTAGGCAGCCAGTCCACCATGCGTAAACCTGGCCGTGCGCTGCTCTCCGTTCGTGAAGGCGACAAAGAGCGCGTCGTTGACCTGGCCGCCAAGCTGCTGAAACAGGGCTTTGAGCTGGACGCCACCCACGGCACGGCAATCGTGCTGGGCGAAGCGGGCATCAACCCGCGGCTGGTGAACAAGGTGCATGAAGGTCGTCCGCACATTCAGGACCGCATCAAGAACGGCGAATATACCTACATCATCAATACCACTGCGGGCCGCCAGGCGATTGAGGATTCCAAGCTCATCCGCCGCAGCGCGCTGCAGTATAAAGTGCATTACGACACCACGCTGAACGGCGGCTTCGCCACTGCGATGGCGATGAACGCCGACGCGACCGAGAAGGTGATTTCAGTGCAGGAAATGCACGCGCAAATCACGAAGTAA
- the carA gene encoding glutamine-hydrolyzing carbamoyl-phosphate synthase small subunit, with amino-acid sequence MIKSAILVLEDGTQFHGRAIGASGTAVGEVVFNTSLTGYQEILTDPSYSRQIVTLTYPHIGNVGTNAADEESSQVHAQGLVIRDLPLIASNYRNTEDLSSYLKRHNIVAIADIDTRKLTRLLREKGAQNGCIIAGDSVDAALAHEKAKAFPGLNGMDLAKEVTTKEAYAWQQGSWTLEGDLPEAAKEEDLPFHVVAYDYGVKRNILRMLVDRGCRLTIVPAQTSAAEVLKMNPDGIFLSNGPGDPAPCDYAISAIKAFLETDVPVFGICLGHQLLALASGAKTVKMKFGHHGGNHPVKDLDRDCVMITAQNHGFAVDEATLPANLRVTHKSLFDGTLQGIHRTDKPAFSFQGHPEASPGPHDAAPLFDHFIDLIKQYRTTATLFSK; translated from the coding sequence TTGATTAAGTCAGCAATATTGGTTCTGGAAGACGGAACCCAATTCCACGGTCGCGCCATTGGGGCATCAGGTACCGCCGTTGGGGAAGTCGTTTTCAATACCTCATTGACCGGTTATCAAGAAATCCTCACTGATCCTTCCTACTCCCGCCAAATCGTCACTCTTACTTATCCCCATATCGGCAACGTCGGCACCAACGCCGCTGATGAAGAATCCTCCCAGGTACATGCGCAAGGCCTCGTCATTCGTGACCTGCCGCTGATTGCCAGCAACTACCGCAATACCGAAGACCTCTCTTCTTATTTAAAACGCCATAACATCGTGGCGATTGCCGATATCGATACCCGTAAGCTGACCCGTTTGCTCCGTGAGAAAGGCGCTCAGAACGGCTGCATCATTGCTGGCGACAGCGTTGACGCGGCGCTGGCCCATGAGAAAGCAAAGGCTTTTCCTGGCCTGAACGGCATGGACCTCGCAAAAGAAGTGACAACGAAAGAGGCCTACGCCTGGCAGCAAGGTAGCTGGACGCTTGAGGGCGACCTGCCGGAAGCAGCGAAAGAAGAAGATTTACCTTTCCACGTGGTGGCCTATGACTACGGCGTGAAGCGCAACATTCTGCGCATGCTGGTGGACCGCGGCTGCCGCCTGACGATTGTTCCGGCGCAGACCTCCGCTGCGGAAGTGCTGAAGATGAACCCGGACGGCATCTTCCTCTCCAACGGTCCCGGTGACCCGGCGCCATGCGATTACGCCATCAGCGCCATTAAAGCCTTCCTGGAAACCGACGTGCCGGTCTTCGGCATCTGCTTAGGCCATCAGCTGCTGGCTCTGGCAAGCGGCGCGAAAACCGTGAAGATGAAGTTCGGCCACCATGGCGGCAACCACCCGGTCAAAGATCTGGATCGCGATTGCGTGATGATCACCGCCCAGAACCACGGCTTTGCGGTAGACGAAGCAACGCTGCCTGCGAACCTGCGCGTGACCCACAAGTCGCTGTTCGACGGCACCCTGCAGGGGATTCATCGTACCGATAAGCCAGCGTTCAGCTTCCAGGGCCACCCTGAAGCAAGCCCGGGGCCGCACGATGCCGCGCCGCTGTTCGACCACTTTATCGACTTGATCAAGCAGTACCGCACTACAGCCACTCTTTTCAGCAAGTAA
- a CDS encoding LacI family DNA-binding transcriptional regulator: MSTVTLAQVAQRASVSTATVSMVLHNRGRISDATRQRVMRALDELGYVYNQTAANLRNRTSNMVGLLLHDITNPFYGEMTAGLSQEMERHELLLFLANSEESGDRQQKFVDSLMRNNACGMVLCAARETPPLFFETLKRRNIPAIMVVRPLDDASFDFVGTDNFLGTQLATQHLLRLGHRHIAFIGGSENSISRAQRIGGYSSKLLENRIQPASDWVVSAAASQSDGARAAEALLSRYPEITAAVCYQDIVALGVMQTLRKMGRTPGKDFALVGFDDITEAALVQPALTTVSVAAKEIGRKAGELLFSRIQGNDEPPKRIILPPTLVVRESCGFR; this comes from the coding sequence ATGAGCACCGTAACCCTGGCCCAGGTGGCGCAGCGGGCCTCCGTCTCTACCGCCACTGTTTCTATGGTTTTACACAACCGGGGACGCATTTCGGACGCCACGCGCCAGCGGGTGATGCGGGCGCTGGACGAGCTGGGCTATGTCTACAACCAGACCGCCGCTAACCTGCGCAACCGCACCAGTAATATGGTTGGCCTGCTGCTGCACGACATCACCAACCCGTTTTACGGCGAGATGACGGCGGGGCTGAGCCAGGAGATGGAGCGGCACGAGCTGCTGCTGTTTCTCGCCAACAGCGAAGAGTCAGGCGATCGCCAGCAGAAGTTCGTCGACTCCTTAATGCGCAATAACGCCTGCGGTATGGTGCTGTGCGCCGCCCGCGAAACCCCACCGCTGTTTTTCGAAACGCTGAAGCGCCGCAATATTCCGGCGATTATGGTGGTGCGTCCGCTGGACGATGCGAGCTTTGATTTTGTCGGCACGGATAACTTTCTGGGCACGCAGCTGGCGACGCAGCATCTGTTACGGCTGGGCCACCGGCATATCGCCTTTATTGGCGGCAGTGAAAACTCCATCAGCCGCGCCCAGCGCATCGGCGGCTACAGCAGCAAGCTGCTGGAAAATCGTATACAGCCAGCCAGCGACTGGGTGGTCTCCGCCGCCGCCAGCCAGAGCGACGGGGCAAGAGCGGCGGAAGCGCTGCTGAGCCGCTACCCGGAGATCACCGCCGCCGTCTGCTATCAGGACATTGTGGCGCTGGGCGTTATGCAGACTTTACGCAAAATGGGGCGCACCCCGGGCAAGGATTTTGCGCTGGTGGGCTTTGACGACATCACCGAGGCAGCCCTTGTACAGCCTGCGTTGACCACGGTTTCGGTGGCTGCCAAAGAGATAGGCCGCAAGGCGGGAGAGCTGCTGTTCAGCCGCATCCAGGGCAACGATGAACCGCCAAAGCGCATTATCCTGCCGCCGACGCTGGTGGTGCGCGAGTCGTGTGGTTTCCGGTAA
- a CDS encoding S-type pyocin domain-containing protein yields the protein MATGYVLCLGDKTTCGGQIISGNPDRRAHSRPIARHGDAVTCGKHDGQYKIIGGISFMTDVEGASRRAIAGTLDSVSSCPCRSRFIVTKYPAIKYENERRGAVSNMGASGTQKAAAVAAASSIAASALTATVVPVFAKSSMRGSGNTDAGEQQEPHTNFAAMAFYQAVPPAEPASEKDVVQHAQTAKKKNPVEDIPKPKKRSALYKWRFGHHEETEYQRATAAATSAANIQTAVEGASVLGLVGGSAITSGTWAVKFGEMAAGLGRVAASGPGAPIAAVVMGMMPGKLNDGEQDFIDRMHLEQMREAPSRVRYTWKQDDKGHPVPHGWHTPPRKDMVRVRKMEWDSSRKAYTFTTEEDPRIMIIWTPESSGVNVLSNTGNQNPVRIPNPVVVDPLPENASIEATTSPAPEEKTFADYILVLPISDIPPIYIYLNKRPEDPIWTQRKKVTQVENAYYHWKKHGSEFPELTNSKEYVDATHDFVNNPPEGTLEKTRSNGDILLYHPESNTLGIKSQDGAPRTMFKPADKMDYWNDQ from the coding sequence ATGGCAACTGGATACGTTTTATGTCTGGGAGACAAAACAACCTGCGGCGGTCAGATAATTAGCGGCAATCCGGACAGGAGAGCGCATTCAAGACCAATAGCCCGTCATGGTGATGCTGTCACCTGTGGTAAACATGATGGGCAATACAAAATTATAGGTGGCATCAGTTTTATGACTGATGTGGAAGGGGCTTCCCGAAGGGCTATAGCCGGAACGCTGGATAGCGTAAGTAGCTGTCCCTGCCGCTCAAGATTTATTGTCACGAAATATCCGGCAATAAAGTATGAAAATGAGCGTCGTGGCGCGGTTTCAAATATGGGAGCTTCTGGTACACAAAAAGCAGCAGCCGTTGCTGCCGCCAGTAGCATTGCGGCATCAGCTTTAACAGCTACAGTCGTCCCTGTGTTTGCCAAGTCCAGCATGCGTGGAAGCGGGAATACTGATGCCGGAGAGCAACAGGAACCCCATACTAATTTCGCTGCGATGGCATTTTATCAGGCAGTTCCACCTGCCGAACCTGCATCAGAGAAAGATGTGGTCCAGCACGCCCAGACAGCGAAGAAAAAGAATCCTGTTGAAGATATACCGAAACCGAAGAAGCGAAGCGCCCTGTATAAATGGCGGTTCGGTCATCATGAAGAAACTGAATACCAGCGGGCAACGGCTGCAGCGACGAGTGCTGCTAATATTCAGACGGCTGTTGAAGGTGCCAGCGTTCTTGGGTTGGTAGGTGGAAGTGCCATTACGTCAGGAACATGGGCGGTAAAGTTTGGGGAAATGGCGGCAGGGCTCGGAAGGGTCGCAGCCAGTGGCCCCGGAGCCCCCATCGCAGCAGTCGTGATGGGAATGATGCCCGGAAAGCTCAATGACGGAGAACAGGACTTTATTGACCGGATGCATCTGGAACAGATGCGTGAAGCCCCAAGCCGCGTGCGGTATACGTGGAAACAGGATGATAAAGGTCATCCGGTTCCTCATGGCTGGCATACACCACCGAGAAAGGATATGGTGCGTGTGCGCAAAATGGAGTGGGACAGCAGCCGGAAGGCGTATACGTTCACTACAGAGGAAGATCCGCGTATAATGATCATCTGGACGCCAGAAAGTTCAGGTGTCAATGTTCTTTCAAATACAGGCAACCAGAACCCGGTAAGGATACCAAATCCGGTAGTTGTTGATCCATTGCCGGAAAACGCCAGCATTGAGGCTACAACCAGCCCTGCACCGGAAGAGAAGACATTTGCAGATTATATTCTTGTTCTGCCAATATCAGATATTCCACCAATATATATTTATTTAAATAAAAGGCCCGAAGATCCTATTTGGACTCAAAGAAAGAAGGTTACACAAGTTGAAAACGCATACTACCACTGGAAAAAACATGGTTCGGAGTTTCCGGAGTTAACCAACTCTAAAGAGTATGTTGATGCTACTCATGATTTTGTTAATAACCCTCCAGAAGGAACGCTGGAAAAAACAAGAAGTAATGGTGATATCCTTTTATATCATCCTGAAAGTAATACGTTGGGTATCAAATCTCAAGATGGTGCTCCAAGAACGATGTTTAAACCAGCTGACAAAATGGATTACTGGAATGATCAATAA
- a CDS encoding CPCC family cysteine-rich protein has product MINKFYPCPCCGKLVFEALGEHDICPNCNWEDDPFQSRNPDRKGGANKMSLNEAKETYQQGKAVR; this is encoded by the coding sequence ATGATCAATAAATTTTACCCATGCCCGTGCTGCGGGAAACTGGTGTTTGAGGCTTTAGGTGAACACGATATTTGCCCCAACTGTAATTGGGAAGATGATCCTTTTCAATCTAGAAACCCTGACAGAAAGGGCGGGGCAAATAAAATGAGCCTCAATGAAGCTAAAGAGACCTATCAACAAGGTAAAGCAGTGAGGTAA
- a CDS encoding class I mannose-6-phosphate isomerase has protein sequence MKHATYDKYPEVRIAGWEDQAWSGWQAIQQALKTRLAEAVKTVVVIDCYPGVRLEELREQLIDKLSPALLVNAEAARLSEKHLHDLLAQNLTDDRVFGVLSCHQLNEFFCPDRLDALRHEVDQAQGLVVVYGPGAALVHGGDILVYADLARWEIQQRFRTGELGNWGASNESEDILRRYKRAFFIEWRVFDRHKTPLLKRADFLLDTNAVDSPAMVSGEALRHGLQQTTQRPFRVVPFFDPGVWGGQWMKDKFDLDPAKPNYAWCFDCVPEENSLLLRFGDVRIEIPSQDLVLLYPRPLLGEKVHSRFGAEFPIRFDFLDTVGGQNLSFQVHPLTEYIQQHFGMHYTQDESYYMLEAEPGAEVYLGTRTGIDPQEMLDDLASAQRGVKAFDDEKFVNRFPARKHDHFLIPAGTVHCSGSGAMVLEISATPYIFTFKLWDWGRLGLDGLPRPVHLEHGAQVIDWQRDTAWVTEHLVNHFEPVADGDGWREERTGLHEREFIETRRHWFSKPVVHHTHGGVNVLNLVEGSEALVDSPTDAFEPFIVHYAETFIIPAAVGEYRISPYGSAAGQQLATMKAWVRG, from the coding sequence ATGAAGCACGCGACATACGATAAGTATCCCGAGGTACGGATCGCGGGATGGGAGGATCAGGCATGGTCCGGCTGGCAGGCTATCCAGCAGGCGCTGAAAACGCGGCTGGCGGAGGCGGTCAAAACCGTCGTGGTGATTGACTGTTATCCCGGGGTCCGGCTTGAAGAGCTGCGGGAACAGCTGATCGATAAGCTAAGCCCGGCGCTGCTCGTTAATGCCGAAGCAGCCCGCCTGAGCGAAAAGCATCTGCACGATCTTCTGGCGCAGAATCTGACGGACGATCGCGTGTTCGGCGTCCTCTCCTGCCACCAGCTCAATGAATTTTTCTGTCCAGACAGGCTGGACGCGCTCCGTCACGAAGTGGATCAGGCGCAGGGCCTGGTGGTGGTGTACGGCCCCGGCGCTGCGCTGGTGCATGGGGGCGATATTCTGGTGTACGCCGATTTAGCCCGCTGGGAAATCCAGCAGCGTTTCCGCACCGGCGAGCTGGGCAACTGGGGCGCCAGCAACGAAAGCGAAGATATTCTGCGCCGCTACAAGCGGGCCTTTTTCATCGAATGGCGCGTGTTTGACCGCCATAAAACTCCCCTCCTGAAACGTGCCGATTTCCTGCTGGACACCAACGCGGTTGACAGCCCTGCGATGGTAAGCGGTGAAGCGCTGCGTCACGGACTGCAGCAAACTACCCAGCGGCCGTTCCGCGTGGTGCCGTTCTTCGACCCCGGCGTGTGGGGCGGACAATGGATGAAAGACAAATTCGATCTCGATCCCGCAAAGCCAAACTACGCATGGTGTTTTGACTGTGTGCCCGAGGAGAACAGCCTGTTACTGCGTTTTGGTGATGTGCGGATCGAGATCCCCTCTCAGGATCTGGTATTGCTCTACCCTCGCCCGCTGCTGGGCGAAAAGGTTCACTCGCGCTTTGGGGCAGAATTCCCGATCCGCTTCGATTTCCTCGACACCGTGGGCGGCCAGAACCTCAGCTTCCAGGTGCACCCGCTGACCGAATACATCCAGCAGCACTTCGGCATGCACTACACCCAGGACGAAAGCTACTACATGCTTGAAGCCGAGCCGGGGGCGGAAGTTTATCTCGGCACCAGAACGGGTATCGATCCGCAGGAAATGCTCGACGATCTGGCGAGCGCCCAGCGCGGCGTGAAAGCGTTTGACGATGAGAAATTCGTTAACCGTTTCCCGGCGCGCAAACACGATCACTTCCTGATCCCGGCGGGCACCGTTCACTGTTCCGGTTCGGGGGCGATGGTGCTGGAGATCAGCGCCACGCCGTACATCTTCACCTTCAAACTGTGGGACTGGGGCCGCCTGGGGCTGGACGGCCTGCCGCGCCCGGTGCACCTGGAGCACGGCGCGCAGGTTATCGACTGGCAGCGGGATACGGCGTGGGTCACCGAGCATCTGGTCAACCATTTTGAACCCGTTGCCGACGGTGACGGCTGGCGGGAAGAGCGCACCGGGCTGCACGAGCGTGAGTTTATCGAGACGCGCCGCCACTGGTTCAGCAAGCCGGTCGTTCATCACACCCACGGCGGCGTAAACGTGCTTAATCTGGTGGAGGGTAGCGAAGCTCTGGTCGACAGCCCGACTGACGCCTTCGAGCCGTTCATCGTTCACTACGCAGAAACATTCATTATTCCCGCTGCGGTCGGCGAATACCGCATTTCACCTTACGGCAGCGCCGCAGGTCAGCAGCTTGCCACCATGAAAGCCTGGGTAAGAGGATAA
- a CDS encoding PTS sugar transporter subunit IIA, protein MINIVLATHGPLADALLTSSRMVYGELPHVFPVALSETKGINSFSGEFTAVLKEASKGADGVIVLCDLQSGTPWNVACHHAFNPQTQPPVAVLAGVNFPMLLLSDEIKDLTCLTEATGQLLAQSRDSLVEARLVETVQSDDF, encoded by the coding sequence ATGATCAATATCGTTCTGGCGACACACGGCCCGCTGGCCGACGCGCTGCTGACAAGCTCCCGCATGGTGTACGGCGAGCTGCCCCACGTTTTCCCGGTGGCCCTCAGCGAAACAAAAGGCATCAACAGCTTTAGCGGAGAGTTTACCGCCGTGCTCAAAGAGGCCAGCAAAGGGGCGGACGGGGTGATCGTACTGTGCGATCTACAAAGCGGCACGCCGTGGAACGTCGCCTGCCATCACGCTTTTAACCCGCAAACGCAGCCGCCCGTTGCGGTGCTCGCCGGGGTTAACTTCCCGATGCTGCTGCTCAGCGACGAGATAAAAGACCTTACCTGCCTGACAGAGGCAACCGGGCAGCTGCTGGCACAATCCCGCGACTCGCTGGTTGAGGCCCGCCTGGTCGAAACCGTGCAGTCCGATGATTTTTAA
- the dapB gene encoding 4-hydroxy-tetrahydrodipicolinate reductase — MDEAQIRVAIAGAGGRMGRQLIQAALQLDGVQLGAALEREGSSLVGSDAGELAGVAKTGVTVSDSLENVVNDFDVFIDFTRPEGTLSHLAFCRQHGKGMVIGTTGFDEAGKQAINEAAADVPVVFAANFSVGVNVMLKLLEKAAKVMGDYTDIEIIEAHHRHKVDAPSGTALAMGEAIAQAMDKDLKECAVYSREGYTGERVPGTIGFATVRAGDIVGEHTAMFADIGERIEITHKASSRMTFANGAVRSALWLNGKKNGLYDMRNVLDLNSL, encoded by the coding sequence ATGGACGAAGCACAGATCCGCGTCGCGATTGCGGGCGCGGGCGGTCGTATGGGACGACAACTTATTCAGGCGGCTTTGCAGCTGGATGGCGTACAGCTTGGCGCAGCCCTTGAGCGCGAAGGCTCCTCCCTGGTCGGCAGCGATGCGGGCGAGCTGGCCGGCGTGGCGAAAACAGGTGTGACCGTCAGCGATAGCCTTGAAAACGTGGTCAACGATTTTGACGTGTTTATCGATTTCACTCGCCCGGAAGGCACGCTGAGCCATCTGGCCTTTTGCCGCCAGCACGGCAAGGGGATGGTCATCGGTACAACCGGTTTTGACGAGGCGGGCAAGCAGGCAATTAACGAAGCTGCCGCTGACGTCCCCGTTGTCTTTGCCGCCAACTTCAGCGTTGGCGTGAACGTCATGCTCAAGCTGCTCGAGAAAGCGGCCAAGGTCATGGGCGACTACACCGACATCGAAATTATTGAAGCCCACCACCGCCATAAAGTGGATGCGCCGTCCGGCACCGCGCTGGCGATGGGGGAGGCCATTGCCCAGGCGATGGACAAAGATCTTAAAGAGTGCGCGGTTTATTCCCGCGAAGGCTATACCGGTGAGCGAGTGCCTGGAACCATTGGTTTCGCCACCGTACGCGCCGGGGACATTGTGGGTGAGCATACGGCGATGTTTGCAGATATCGGCGAGCGCATTGAAATTACTCATAAGGCCTCAAGCCGGATGACTTTTGCAAATGGCGCGGTTCGTTCCGCTTTATGGTTGAATGGCAAGAAAAATGGTCTCTATGACATGCGAAACGTGCTGGACCTCAATAGTTTATAG
- a CDS encoding PTS system mannose/fructose/N-acetylgalactosamine-transporter subunit IIB — protein MSISFVRIDDRVIHGQLVTRWAKELPCDGIVAIDDAVAADPLLSSVMKGAVQDIKVWLFDTQTAIEKLPKIIASEKRYFVIGKSPVTLKRIEEAGISLQNGNRKINVGPMSARAGTTTIGPNQAVTQQEAAAFDFLSQQDHQIEFRLVPDASCYSWQDARQKINQGNA, from the coding sequence ATGAGCATTTCATTTGTGCGTATCGACGACCGGGTTATTCACGGCCAGCTTGTCACCCGCTGGGCGAAAGAGCTGCCGTGCGACGGGATTGTCGCCATCGACGACGCCGTGGCTGCCGATCCCCTGCTCTCGTCGGTCATGAAAGGGGCCGTTCAGGACATCAAGGTCTGGCTATTCGACACCCAGACGGCGATTGAGAAGCTGCCGAAGATTATCGCCAGTGAGAAGCGTTACTTCGTGATTGGCAAATCGCCGGTCACTCTGAAACGTATAGAAGAAGCGGGGATCAGCCTGCAAAACGGCAACCGCAAAATTAACGTCGGGCCGATGAGCGCCCGCGCGGGTACCACCACCATCGGGCCTAACCAGGCGGTGACCCAGCAAGAGGCGGCAGCGTTTGATTTTCTGTCGCAGCAGGACCATCAGATTGAATTTCGTCTGGTGCCGGACGCCAGCTGCTATAGCTGGCAGGACGCACGACAAAAAATCAACCAAGGGAACGCATAA